One Streptococcus sp. DTU_2020_1001019_1_SI_AUS_MUR_006 DNA segment encodes these proteins:
- a CDS encoding RHS repeat-associated core domain-containing protein: protein MTVSDGAGKELSKLSYTYDLAGNKLTSTETVDGKESQIHFTYDDHNRLTKLEGPDGTITYTYDKNGNRIASEKNSEKLDYIYDTENRLLAIKDKKGLLMAALYDGDDNRVFTASRKEGKNTYQLFQRKPKEDQSGDQASHAGRGKSGRKSPYTAPSGEKNSLFWYGFSQNVLQALSTLPQTVGSIWHSIFDDVSRAYHQKVAKDRATKEGIVVNPPELGNLPGQGEVTYASQVQDVLIPYTTREDTYNYYEERNYVNDVNREHTEVLETYDHDGKARETYSYGQGRTSYLNNQTGDSYNYLTNQSASVTGLTKDGQAVASSRYNLYGARKTSTDTTGQPFAYNGEARDDTGLDYLRARYYDSQGGTFLTEDSYPGEETDPLSQNRYSYVQNNPVNYTDPSGHFWNSIKKGWNYVKSGLNWAGRQISRGVNWVGRQISRGVNWVGRQIDRGVNWVGRQIDRGINWVGRQIDRGVNWVGRQWNKVQTTYNSTVDYVQTKYQQAQARIQELHYQAIRTAYAVAIGFKASPTIREGMNLLRNWGTALQNTLKHVCDPKTTGASDKGENKVPSVADFRKYEDAARHGLRPDQKERIDRMTLEEYLKAPPMTPEENAYASNVKFAKFNQENKAKLPTLAAEFIGWNNGERLVTGKDPLTGEDANRWAAGAELAVDIASNFFPIAKAGKLRKLEKALDAVDAVNDASKATKAADKAKDASKAAKAADKASDAARVADKVDDVKDVNKIPQYVEDTISQIKNNKGNPPDGFKGGKVYKNEPLDGEELLPDGITYKEYDVHPYQKGVPRGMERIVIGEDGSIWYTQDHYQTFIRIK, encoded by the coding sequence ATGACTGTATCGGATGGAGCTGGTAAGGAACTCTCTAAACTCTCTTACACCTATGACTTAGCCGGCAATAAACTAACCAGCACCGAGACAGTCGATGGCAAGGAGAGCCAGATACACTTTACCTACGATGACCATAACCGCTTGACCAAACTAGAAGGTCCAGATGGCACTATCACCTATACCTACGACAAGAATGGCAATCGCATCGCTTCTGAGAAAAACTCAGAGAAGTTAGACTACATCTACGACACAGAGAACCGCTTACTTGCGATCAAGGACAAGAAGGGTCTTCTCATGGCTGCACTTTACGACGGAGATGATAACCGTGTCTTCACTGCTAGTCGCAAGGAAGGCAAGAACACTTATCAACTCTTCCAACGCAAACCTAAGGAAGATCAATCTGGTGATCAGGCATCGCATGCAGGTAGAGGCAAGTCAGGTCGTAAGTCGCCATATACAGCCCCAAGTGGGGAGAAAAACTCCCTCTTCTGGTATGGCTTCAGTCAGAATGTCCTCCAAGCCCTATCCACCCTACCACAGACAGTAGGAAGCATCTGGCACAGCATCTTTGACGATGTGTCTAGAGCCTATCACCAGAAAGTGGCTAAGGATCGAGCAACCAAGGAAGGAATCGTGGTCAACCCACCAGAACTTGGCAACTTACCTGGTCAGGGAGAAGTAACCTATGCCAGTCAGGTTCAGGATGTCCTGATTCCTTATACCACACGAGAGGATACCTATAACTACTACGAGGAACGCAACTATGTCAACGATGTCAATCGTGAACATACAGAAGTCCTCGAAACCTATGACCATGATGGCAAGGCTCGTGAGACCTATAGCTATGGTCAGGGTCGAACCAGCTACCTCAACAACCAAACAGGTGACAGCTACAACTACTTGACTAACCAATCAGCCTCTGTGACAGGTTTGACCAAGGATGGACAAGCCGTCGCATCCAGTCGCTATAACCTCTATGGAGCAAGAAAGACAAGCACAGACACAACAGGTCAGCCCTTTGCCTATAACGGCGAAGCCCGTGACGATACTGGACTTGACTATTTACGCGCAAGGTATTATGATAGTCAGGGAGGTACTTTCTTAACCGAGGATAGCTACCCAGGTGAGGAAACAGACCCTCTCAGCCAGAACCGTTACAGCTATGTGCAGAACAACCCCGTCAACTATACCGACCCGAGTGGGCACTTCTGGAACAGTATCAAAAAAGGCTGGAACTATGTTAAGTCAGGTCTTAATTGGGCTGGCAGACAAATTAGTAGAGGCGTTAATTGGGTTGGCAGACAGATTAGTAGAGGCGTTAATTGGGTTGGCAGACAGATTGATAGAGGCGTTAACTGGGTTGGCAGACAGATTGATAGAGGCATTAACTGGGTTGGTAGACAGATTGATAGAGGTGTTAACTGGGTTGGCAGACAGTGGAATAAGGTTCAAACGACCTACAATAGTACAGTCGATTATGTTCAAACGAAATACCAGCAAGCACAAGCTCGTATTCAAGAACTACACTATCAAGCAATTCGTACTGCCTATGCTGTGGCAATAGGATTTAAGGCCTCCCCTACAATCCGAGAAGGCATGAATCTCCTCCGAAACTGGGGAACAGCCTTGCAGAATACCTTAAAACATGTCTGTGATCCAAAAACAACTGGTGCCTCCGATAAGGGAGAAAATAAAGTTCCATCTGTCGCAGACTTTAGAAAGTATGAAGATGCGGCAAGACATGGACTTAGACCGGATCAGAAAGAGCGAATTGATAGGATGACATTAGAGGAGTATCTAAAGGCTCCCCCAATGACTCCTGAGGAAAATGCCTATGCCTCTAATGTAAAATTTGCGAAGTTTAACCAAGAAAATAAAGCTAAACTTCCAACTTTAGCAGCTGAATTCATAGGCTGGAATAATGGAGAACGTTTAGTTACAGGGAAAGATCCACTAACGGGCGAAGACGCAAATCGTTGGGCGGCAGGTGCAGAGTTAGCTGTTGATATTGCAAGTAATTTCTTTCCTATAGCTAAGGCTGGCAAATTAAGGAAACTTGAAAAAGCACTCGATGCAGTAGACGCAGTCAATGATGCTTCAAAAGCTACAAAGGCAGCTGATAAAGCTAAAGATGCTTCGAAAGCTGCAAAGGCAGCGGACAAGGCATCAGACGCTGCTCGTGTGGCGGATAAAGTAGATGATGTCAAAGATGTTAATAAAATTCCTCAATATGTTGAAGATACTATTTCACAGATTAAAAACAATAAGGGTAATCCACCAGATGGATTTAAAGGAGGAAAAGTTTATAAAAATGAGCCTTTAGATGGTGAAGAACTCCTTCCCGATGGAATTACTTATAAAGAGTACGATGTTCATCCATATCAAAAAGGAGTGCCAAGAGGAATGGAAAGAATTGTTATAGGTGAAGATGGATCCATATGGTATACTCAAGATCACTATCAAACTTTTATAAGAATAAAATAA
- a CDS encoding RHS repeat-associated core domain-containing protein, whose amino-acid sequence MTGLTKDGQAVSSSRYHLYGARKTSTDTTGNPFAYNGEARDDTGLDYLRARYYDSQGGTFLTEDSYPGEETDPLSQNRYSYVQNNPVNYTDPSGHFWNSIKKGWNYVKKTASNAWNGVKRVASNTWNGVKSVASKAWNVTKSAFNHATNWVRTQVNRASNWVGRQWNKVQTTYNSASDYVQTKYQQAAAQIEAKRQQVVRSAYALATGLSSSPTIREGMNLLRNWGTALQNTLKHVCTTAERVKNQVVDFVKNVDWKKVAIVAAATVAAVAVSVATAGAAAPVVAGLVGSVGLTGFGAAVATGVGVGVIAGAAGGGTQALVSGALSGKDGKTILKDTWEGIKGGAVTGAFTGGLTAGLGAASSSVTNGLVRHGVDTVGETVIDTISDAAQGGQITPTSIGTSLFLNAVTEGVSSRTVRAPKADVVTTKPKSGDVPVTRPRKDVTPVQQLALPGPTSKPLALPAPDPVLALPAPKADVVTTKPTGGRLPMTVENLQMFAEKPKVTKDNHFNNWLDKGSSNNSVYYGIDANTEGAVYTGITKQDLESRLYQHNRQGKNFSRLDERYSGLTRNQARAVEQYLIENGHANQLNKINSISPKNKMYDGAMKWAEKYLNGGN is encoded by the coding sequence GTGACAGGTTTGACCAAGGATGGACAAGCCGTCTCATCCAGTCGCTATCATCTCTATGGGGCAAGAAAGACAAGCACAGACACGACAGGAAATCCCTTTGCCTATAACGGCGAAGCCCGTGATGATACTGGACTTGACTATTTACGCGCAAGGTATTATGATAGTCAGGGAGGTACTTTCTTAACCGAGGATAGCTACCCAGGGGAGGAAACAGACCCTCTCAGCCAGAACCGCTACAGCTATGTGCAGAACAACCCTGTCAACTATACCGACCCGAGTGGGCACTTCTGGAACAGTATCAAAAAAGGCTGGAACTATGTTAAAAAGACGGCCTCTAATGCTTGGAATGGTGTAAAACGAGTCGCCTCAAACACCTGGAATGGTGTGAAGAGTGTCGCATCCAAGGCTTGGAATGTGACCAAGAGCGCTTTCAACCATGCGACCAACTGGGTCAGAACCCAGGTCAACCGTGCATCGAATTGGGTTGGCAGACAGTGGAATAAGGTTCAAACGACCTACAATAGTGCCAGTGACTATGTACAAACGAAATACCAGCAAGCGGCTGCACAGATAGAAGCTAAGCGCCAACAAGTGGTTCGGTCTGCCTATGCCCTAGCCACAGGCTTGAGCTCTTCCCCAACCATCCGAGAAGGTATGAATCTCCTCCGAAACTGGGGAACAGCCTTGCAGAACACCTTAAAACATGTCTGTACGACAGCTGAACGAGTCAAGAATCAAGTCGTTGATTTCGTGAAAAATGTCGACTGGAAGAAGGTTGCCATCGTGGCAGCTGCGACTGTAGCAGCAGTAGCTGTGTCTGTAGCCACTGCAGGAGCAGCGGCTCCTGTGGTAGCCGGATTAGTCGGAAGTGTCGGTTTGACTGGTTTTGGTGCGGCTGTTGCGACAGGTGTTGGTGTTGGAGTTATAGCAGGGGCAGCAGGTGGAGGAACCCAAGCCCTTGTTTCAGGTGCTTTATCAGGAAAAGATGGTAAGACTATTCTCAAGGATACATGGGAAGGTATTAAGGGAGGTGCGGTCACTGGAGCCTTTACAGGAGGTCTGACGGCTGGTCTAGGAGCAGCTAGTTCAAGTGTGACAAATGGTCTGGTGCGTCACGGGGTTGATACGGTAGGTGAAACCGTGATTGACACGATTAGTGATGCGGCTCAAGGAGGCCAGATCACTCCAACCAGCATTGGTACAAGCCTTTTCCTTAACGCAGTGACAGAAGGTGTAAGTAGCCGAACAGTTCGAGCTCCTAAAGCTGATGTGGTGACGACGAAGCCGAAATCAGGGGATGTACCAGTCACGAGACCACGCAAGGATGTAACCCCTGTACAGCAACTAGCATTGCCTGGGCCGACTAGTAAACCCCTTGCCTTGCCAGCACCAGATCCTGTGTTAGCTTTACCAGCTCCTAAGGCTGATGTGGTGACAACGAAGCCTACGGGTGGACGTCTACCAATGACAGTAGAGAATCTCCAAATGTTTGCGGAGAAGCCTAAAGTCACTAAAGATAATCATTTTAATAATTGGTTAGATAAAGGTTCGTCTAATAATAGTGTTTATTATGGAATTGATGCTAATACTGAAGGTGCTGTTTATACAGGAATAACAAAACAAGATTTAGAATCAAGATTGTATCAACATAATCGTCAAGGAAAGAATTTTTCGCGCCTTGATGAACGATATAGTGGTTTGACAAGAAACCAGGCTAGGGCAGTGGAGCAGTATCTTATTGAAAACGGCCATGCGAATCAATTGAATAAAATTAATAGTATTAGTCCTAAAAATAAAATGTATGATGGTGCCATGAAGTGGGCAGAAAAATATCTTAATGGAGGAAATTAA
- a CDS encoding immunity 26/phosphotriesterase HocA family protein has protein sequence MNTNLIALRRKEHFESLNLEIQKELDDFYDTKAATHQLKVIKKSRSIPKVGDVFLVSPREGIYFYGKVLVANIVRKVPDSFVEGKHVVFIFKGITHEKNIDKYKPDYSNLLISPAIVGDAYWKKGYFHTIANIPLTEEEKNLDFGFYKLHFKSNFFCKETGELLDKEPKLLGMHGITTISGIGWDIERELIINPSLLEETE, from the coding sequence ATGAATACAAATCTAATAGCTTTAAGAAGAAAAGAACATTTTGAGAGTTTAAATTTAGAAATTCAGAAGGAGTTAGATGACTTTTATGATACAAAGGCAGCTACTCATCAACTAAAAGTGATTAAAAAAAGCAGGTCAATTCCAAAAGTGGGAGATGTATTTCTTGTGTCTCCTAGGGAGGGAATCTACTTTTATGGTAAAGTGCTGGTTGCTAATATAGTTAGAAAAGTTCCGGATTCTTTTGTGGAAGGAAAACATGTTGTATTTATCTTTAAAGGAATTACTCATGAAAAAAATATTGATAAATACAAGCCAGATTATTCTAACTTGTTAATTTCACCTGCTATTGTAGGTGATGCATATTGGAAAAAAGGATATTTCCATACTATCGCTAATATTCCCTTAACAGAGGAAGAGAAAAATCTGGATTTTGGCTTTTATAAACTTCATTTTAAAAGTAACTTTTTTTGTAAAGAGACTGGAGAATTATTGGATAAAGAGCCTAAATTATTAGGGATGCATGGAATAACAACCATCAGTGGAATAGGATGGGATATTGAAAGAGAATTAATTATTAATCCTTCCTTATTAGAAGAAACTGAGTAG